The genomic interval GGGATGTCGGCGGTCGACGCGAGCGGCGTGCCGCCGGCGGCGTCCCCGCCGCCGGAACCCTCGGCGCTGCCGCCGCCGTTCGCGGCGTCGTCCGCCGTGCCGCCGGACTCCGCCGAGGCGGGCGCGTCGTCGTCGGAACCCCCGCAGGCGGTCAGCGCCACGGCGAGGCCGGCGGCCCCCGCGGCCGCCACCACGGTACGGCGGGCGGGTCCCGATGCGGACTGGAACGATACGGTCATGCCGGTGTGTCCCTTCCGGGGATGGAGCGTGATCTGGAAACAGGTACGGTCAGCGGGCCCACGCCGTTCAAGCAGCGCCGACAGCTTCGCCCACGCACGGTCGGAGGGGCGTAAGCCGGCGCTGTCGTTCGCCTGTCGGTCACCTGCGGCGCGTCACCGGGCCGCCTCCGACGTGCGGCGACACGCCAGTAGCCTGGGGCGATGCTCAAGGAAGTCATCGCGACCCGATTCATCGCGCCGCTGCGCGAGGGCGGCTCGCTCCCGGGACTGATCGAGGCGGACGACCTCGGCACCTACGCGCTGAAGTTCACCGGCGCCGGACAGGGCCGCAAGACGCTCGTCGCCGAGGTCGTCTGCGGGGAACTGGCCCGCCGGCTGGGGCTGCGGGTGCCGCGCCTGGTCACCGTGGAACTCGACCCGGTGCTCGGGCTCGGCGAACCCGACCCCGAGGTGCAGCAGCTGCTGAAGTCCAGCGGCGGCACCAACCTCGGGACGCGCTTCCTCTCCGGCGCCCTCGGCTTCGACCCGCTCGCCTTCGAGGTGAGCCCCGAGGAGGCCGGCCGGATCGTGTGGTTCGACGCGCTGGTCAACAACGTCGACCGCTCCTGGCGCAACCCCAACATGCTGCACCTGCGCGGGGAGCTGTGGCTCATCGACCACGGCGCGACCATGATCTGGCACCACAACTGGCCCGGTGCCGAGACCTCCGCCGCCCGCCCCTACGACGCCTCCGACCACGCCCTGCGCGGCGCCGCGCCGGACGTCGCCGCGGCGGCCGCGGACCTCGCCCCGCGCATCACCGAGGACCTGCTGGCCGAGGTCACCGCCCAGGTCCCCGACGTCTGGCTGGCCGGAGAACCCGGCTTCGACCGTCCCGACGACCTCCGGCGCGCCTACGCCCGCCCGCTGCTCGCCCGCGCCGACGGGATCCACCACCGCATCAAGGGCCTCGAGGGGGACCGGTGAGCGACCTGCACGTCTACGAGTACGCCCTGCTGCACGTCGTGCCGCGGATCGAGCGCGGCGAGCGCATCAACGCGGGGGTGCTGGTGTACTGCCGGCCCCTGTCCTACGCCGGGGCCCGCACCCACCTCGACGAGGCGCGGCTGCTGGCCCTCGACCCCGCCGCCGACGTGTCCGGCGTCCGGGCCGCGCTGCGCGCCGTCGAGGACGTCTGCGCCGGCGGCGACGCGGCGGGCCAGGCGGCCCACGACGACGCGGGCCGCCGCTTCCGCTGGCTGGTCGCCCCCCGTTCGACGATCGTCCAGCCGGGCCCGGTCCACACCGGCCTCACGGCCGACCCGGAGGCGGAGACGGAGCGGCTGCTGGACCTGCTGGTCCGCTAGGGCACGCGGTGCCGGGTGGGCGGTCGCCGCGCCGGACGCGGGCCGGGGAGGCGCCGGCCGCGCCGGGGGGGGCGCCGTCAGGCGCGGCGGCGCCGGATGACGTGGCCGGCGGCGAGCAGGGCGCTTGTCACGAACGTGGCGCCGATGCCCACGTCCCAGGTGGTCGGGCCGTTGTCCGAGGAGCCGCCCAGACCGCCCTGGACGCCGCGGGTCGGCGTGGGGGCGGCGGAGGTCCGCGTGGGCGTCGCGGCCGGGCTCGGGGAGCGGGTCGGTGACGTCGTGGCGGTCACGGTCGGCGTCCGGGTCGGGACCGCGGACGTCGGGACGGCCGTCGTCGGGACCGCGGACATCGGGGTCGCCGGGCGCGAGGACGGGGGCGGTGACGGGGCCGGGCGGAAGGTGGAGGAGGTGAGGCCGCGGCGCGGCAGGGCCTCGCAGGCGATGCCGTCGTCCGGGCCGGGGTCCTCGTCGAGCCGGTGCGGGTCGCCGCGGTCCGTCTCGAAGAAGGCCTGCGCGTCCTCCTGGTAGGTGAAGTCGCCGCAGTCCAGGTCCTGGGCGTGGGCGAGGTCGGCCATCGGCACGATCGCGGCGAGCGCGATCAGCGTGCCTATGGCACCGGTGCGACGACGCATCGAACGCCTCCTTTCCGGCCGCGGGGGCTCGCGCTTCGACGCTAGGTCCCGCCCGCCGCGGCGGCGCGCAGCGCTGGGCCGATCGGGTGCCGGACGGATCCGGCCGGGCGCGGGGAATGGATCACACACGCGCGGTGCGCCGTTGACACCGGGTGCCAGGGCTTCTAGCGTCACGTCTGCTGAAGGTACTAAGCGGTCGCTCACCGATTCGGGCCGGCCGCAGGAGCCGCATCCCAAGGGCGAGGAGAAGCAGGTATGTCCACCACTGAAGCGCGGGTCGCGGTCGTCACCGGCGCCGCGCGCGGCATCGGCGCCGCCACCGCCGTACGACTGGCCGCCGAGGGCCGCGCGGTCGCCGTGCTGGACCTCGACGAGGCCGCCTGCAAGGACACCGTCGAGAAGATCACCGCCGCCGGCGGCAAGGCGATCGCCGTCGGCTGCGACGTCTCCGACGAGGCGCAGGTCGAGGCGGCCGTCGCGCGCGTCGCCGAGGAGCTCGGCGCGCCGACCGTCCTGGTCAACAACGCGGGCGTGCTGCGCGACAACCTGCTGTTCAAGATGAGCGTCTCCGACTGGGACACCGTCATGAACGTGCACCTGCGCGGT from Streptomyces sp. DH-12 carries:
- a CDS encoding DUF3037 domain-containing protein: MSDLHVYEYALLHVVPRIERGERINAGVLVYCRPLSYAGARTHLDEARLLALDPAADVSGVRAALRAVEDVCAGGDAAGQAAHDDAGRRFRWLVAPRSTIVQPGPVHTGLTADPEAETERLLDLLVR
- a CDS encoding HipA family kinase, translated to MLKEVIATRFIAPLREGGSLPGLIEADDLGTYALKFTGAGQGRKTLVAEVVCGELARRLGLRVPRLVTVELDPVLGLGEPDPEVQQLLKSSGGTNLGTRFLSGALGFDPLAFEVSPEEAGRIVWFDALVNNVDRSWRNPNMLHLRGELWLIDHGATMIWHHNWPGAETSAARPYDASDHALRGAAPDVAAAAADLAPRITEDLLAEVTAQVPDVWLAGEPGFDRPDDLRRAYARPLLARADGIHHRIKGLEGDR
- a CDS encoding excalibur calcium-binding protein is translated as MRRRTGAIGTLIALAAIVPMADLAHAQDLDCGDFTYQEDAQAFFETDRGDPHRLDEDPGPDDGIACEALPRRGLTSSTFRPAPSPPPSSRPATPMSAVPTTAVPTSAVPTRTPTVTATTSPTRSPSPAATPTRTSAAPTPTRGVQGGLGGSSDNGPTTWDVGIGATFVTSALLAAGHVIRRRRA